A section of the Anticarsia gemmatalis isolate Benzon Research Colony breed Stoneville strain chromosome 28, ilAntGemm2 primary, whole genome shotgun sequence genome encodes:
- the LOC142984772 gene encoding putative multidrug resistance-associated protein lethal(2)03659, with translation MDPGYFDIERKQNPRETANVFSKLCFWYTRSIFVKGRKGQLSISDVYRCTPGHRAAPRGDQLGVKWKKQLEKRDKGKKPSLLLAIIQVYGLKFIIGNFLYAIIDAGIRLSIPMCLEGLIHYFSPAHGGVKANEAYLYAVGVVSFMAISAGLVHPMLLWLLDMAMKVRVSCGSLIYRKLLRLDLTAGGKASEGLAGHVVNLLTTDAQRFDMASLFMMDLVRTPIESTLIVYLMYRQIGVATLVGVAFLLMFIPLQGYLGKITSKLRRKTAMRTDNRIRLMNEVIQSIEAIKMYAWEKAFARIIGEARKKEMNVIKKMSWLRAVMISCVKLNTKVAILLSIVSYISNDNELTAAKVFVIFSYYEILKYTLVDFLPLSITFTLEAYVSVKRMQEFLLLPEVDNQDGVDLLTIDEKDAVQKNGVFEKICNGQQAYIKSESNLEQLKPQVLIAMKDYTAYWRNVEDEKLDAKIPALQDINLTIKPESLTTVVGTVGSGKSTLLQAMLKELTPSSGHLHTSAVIAYAAQEPWLFEASVRQNILFGQDMDLRRYKQVIKCCQLKTDLEILPHGDKTIVGERGASLSGGQRARISLARCVYQNADVYLLDDPLAAVDAKVAQAIYEECIRNFLRDKATVLVTHHVQYAKHAHNVCVMRSGKIVAQGTYHELKNGVAEFEKLIEMGEKVEEEKQKQKTTYENQEAVEHSYSKLRSQRSMSEASQLSFNLDLECTDPKYEGESQKKGSVDNSVYVSYIRSGGSAFSMALLIVLFLLAQLFYSSTDVWLKEWVNMEEANSAAIASQKNVTAAGGTAQDVIFQDLPTNHFHLTREQCLYMYGALIVVCIIFTWNKLVVFYNTCINASVALHDHMFRGVTSAPMWFFHHNPSGRILNRFSKDMGQVDTLLPVALVDCLGFFLEVIAILVVVCLVNWWLLLPTGVVAVLLFLLRDLFLDTSRELKRIEAIARSQSLNHLSATVSGLTTIRSTRQQQRALAREFDKQQDLHSSSWTLVLCTNRAFGFWMDMICCVYLACVTFSFFLFASEDSIGGNVGLAITQVIGLVGMCQYGMRQTAEVENQMTSVERILEYQNLPPEQPVDTDKDALKKNHPELDFEKWPTKGEIVFEDVSLEYERPPGSAGDPPAPAIKGVNFSVKAAEKVAVVGRTGAGKSSLLSALFRLAKVSGHVKVDGITAETAGLRAWRSRLCALPQRPALFAAALRDNLDPEGIYSDADIYKALDQVELREMVSNLPAGLNTKVGDGGGNLSVGQRQLVCLARAALAGCRVLILDEATANVDTETDKHIQRTIRSKFAHSTVLTIAHRLNTVMDYDRVIVMDKGRVAESGHPFELLNQTAAQTKADGPTRRLSLLSKSQAPLAIPENFTFDRTDQSDQNEPFVINKDRIRTYSNRSEVSEVEPAGGIFKTLVEQTGRETAAMLYNMAEESYKKMLEAKKNS, from the exons ATGGATCCAGGTTACTTCGATATTGAGAGAAAGCAGAACCCGAGGGAAACGGCTAATGTCTTCTCTAAGCTATGTTTTTG GTACACAAGATCGATATTCGTTAAGGGTAGGAAAGGTCAACTCAGCATATCCGACGTGTATAG gTGTACTCCGGGTCACAGGGCCGCTCCACGTGGTGATCAACTAGGTGTCAAATGGAAAAAACAATTAGAAAAGCGAG ATAAAGGCAAGAAGCCCTCGCTACTGCTAGCGATAATACAAGTTTATGGCCTTAAATTTATTATAGGGAACTTTTTATATGCCATCATCGATGCGGGTATTAG GTTATCAATACCAATGTGCCTGGAAGGTTTAATACACTACTTCTCCCCTGCTCACGGGGGGGTGAAGGCGAACGAAGCTTATTTATACGCTGTTGGGGTCGTTAG TTTTATGGCAATAAGCGCGGGTCTAGTGCATCCCATGTTGCTGTGGTTACTAGACATGGCTATGAAGGTTCGAGTCTCGTGCGGGTCACTTATATACAGGAAG CTACTCCGCCTAGATTTAACAGCCGGCGGCAAAGCCTCGGAAGGTCTAGCCGGCCACGTGGTGAACCTGCTCACGACGGACGCGCAACGCTTCGACATGGCGAGCCTGTTCATGATGGACCTCGTGCGCACGCCCATAGAGAGCACGCTCATCGTGTACCTCATGTACCGGCAGATAGGAGTCGCCACGCTGGTCGGAGTTGCCTTCCTGCTCATGTTCATACCGCTGCAGG GTTACCTCGGCAAAATAACAAGTAAACTGCGTCGCAAGACAGCCATGCGAACAGACAACCGCATCAGACTGATGAACGAGGTCATACAGAGCATTGAAGCCATCAAAATGTATGCCTGGGAGAAGGCCTTCGCTAGAATCATTGGAGAGGCTAGGAA AAAAGAAAtgaacgtaataaaaaaaatgtcctgGCTCCGCGCTGTGATGATTTCGTGTGTCAAATTGAACACGAAAGTCGCCATATTGTTAAGCATAGTGTCATACATTTCAAACGACAACGAACTAACTGCGGCTAAAGTGTTtgtcatattttcatattacgAAATATTGAAATACACGCTCGTAGACTTTCTCCCTCTCTCAATCACTTTTACATTGGAGGCTTATGTGAGTGTGAAAAGGATGCAAGAGTTTTTGCTGCTTCCCGAGGTGGATAACCAAGATGGCGTCGATCTGTTGACGATTGATGAAAAAGATGCTGTACAGAAGAATGGGGTGTTCGAGAAGATTTGTAACGG tCAACAAGCATACATAAAGTCGGAGAGCAACCTAGAACAGCTCAAGCCTCAAGTCCTGATCGCTATGAAGGACTACACAGCCTACTGGAGAAACGTGGAAGATGAGAAATTGGACGCTAAAATACCTGCGCTACAAGATATTAACCTAACT ATAAAGCCAGAGTCCCTAACGACAGTGGTGGGCACAGTGGGGTCGGGCAAGTCCACGCTCCTACAGGCGATGCTGAAGGAGCTCACGCCCAGCAGTGGGCATCTACACACTAGTGCTGTTATAGCGTACGCCGCGCAGGAGCCGTGGCTGTTTGAAGCTTCT GTTCGTCAAAACATCCTCTTCGGTCAAGACATGGACCTCAGACGGTACAAGCAAGTGATCAAGTGTTGCCAACTCAAGACCGATCTCGAGATTCTACCGCATGGAGATAAAACTATCGTTGGGGAGAGAG GTGCATCACTATCAGGCGGTCAACGCGCCAGGATATCACTCGCTCGTTGCGTGTATCAGAACGCAGATGTGTATCTGTTAGATGACCCGTTAGCAGCTGTCGATGCTAAG GTCGCTCAAGCCATCTACGAGGAGTGTATACGCAACTTCCTTCGCGACAAGGCGACAGTGTTGGTCACCCATCACGTACAATATGCGAAACATGCCCACAACGTATGCGTCATGAGGTCTGGGAAG ATCGTAGCGCAAGGCACGTACCACGAGCTAAAGAACGGTGTAGCAGAGTTCGAGAAGCTGATAGAAATGGGAGAGAAGGTGGAAGAAGAGAAGCAAAAGCAGAAGACTACTTATGAGAACCAGGAAGCCGTG GAACACAGTTACAGTAAGCTGAGGTCACAGAGGTCAATGTCTGAAGCTTCGCAGTTATCGTTCAATCTTGATTTGGAGTGCACAGACCCTAAATATGAAG GCGAGAGTCAGAAGAAGGGTTCAGTGGACAACAGCGTGTACGTGTCATATATAAGGAGCGGGGGTAGCGCGTTCTCTATGGCGCTGCTGATCGTACTGTTCCTGTTGGCGCAGCTGTTCTACTCCTCCACCGACGTCTGGCTTAAAGAGTG ggTGAACATGGAAGAAGCTAACAGCGCTGCTATTGCCTCCCAGAAGAACGTTACAGCAGCCGGGGGAACGGCACAAG ATGTAATCTTCCAAGATCTACCGACGAACCACTTCCACCTAACTCGTGAGCAGTGTCTGTACATGTACGGCGCTCTCATAGTGGTGTGCATCATCTTCACGTGGAACAAACTGGTCGTGTTCTACAACACTTGCATCAACGCCTCCGTCGCGCTGCACGACCACATGTTCAG GGGTGTGACCAGTGCTCCGATGTGGTTCTTCCACCACAACCCGTCGGGTCGGATCCTCAACAGGTTCTCCAAAGATATGGGACAAGTAGACACGCTACTACCAGTCGCATTGGTCGATTGTTTAGGa TTCTTCTTGGAAGTGATAGCTATCTTAGTGGTGGTATGTCTAGTGAACTGGTGGTTACTGCTGCCTACTGGTGTGGTGGCGGTGTTGCTGTTCTTGCTGAGGGACCTGTTCCTCGACACCAGTCGGGAGCTGAAGAGAATTGAAGCTATTG CTCGCAGCCAGTCCCTCAACCACCTCTCAGCAACAGTCTCCGGCCTGACCACGATCCGCTCCACGCGACAACAGCAGCGCGCTCTAGCGAGAGAGTTCGACAAGCAGCAAGACCTGCACTCGTCGTCGTGGACGCTGGTGCTGTGCACCAACAGAGCGTTCGGCTTCTGGATGGACATGATCTGCTGCGTCTACCTCGCCTGTGTCACCTTCAGCTTCTTTCTGTTCGCTAGTGAAG ATAGTATAGGCGGTAACGTGGGTCTGGCCATCACTCAAGTGATAGGCCTAGTGGGCATGTGTCAGTACGGCATGAGGCAAACGGCCGAAGTCGAGAACCAGATGACTTCT GTTGAAAGAATATTAGAATACCAGAATCTACCTCCGGAACAACCAGTGGATACGGATAAAGATGCTTTGAAGAAAAATCATCCAGAATTAGACTTTGAAAAATGGCCTACTAAAG GTGAGATAGTATTCGAAGACGTATCTCTCGAGTACGAGAGACCCCCGGGGTCTGCGGGCGACCCCCCGGCCCCCGCCATCAAGGGGGTCAACTTCTCCGTGAAGGCGGCGGAAAAGGTCGCCGTCGTCGGACGAACTGGCGCCGGGAAGAGCTCGCTGTTGAGCGCGCTGTTTAG GCTAGCTAAAGTGTCCGGGCACGTGAAAGTAGACGGTATAACGGCGGAGACGGCCGGTCTTCGCGCCTGGAGGTCCAGACTGTGTGCCCTCCCTCAAAGACCTGCACTCTTCGCGGCCGCACTGAGGGATAACCTCGACCCCGAGGGGATATACTCCGATGCTGATATTTATAAGGCTTTGGATCAG GTGGAACTCCGTGAAATGGTATCAAACCTGCCAGCTGGTCTCAACACGAAGGTGGGAGACGGCGGCGGCAACCTGTCCGTGGGGCAGCGACAGCTGGTCTGTCTCGCCAGGGCCGCGCTCGCCGGGTGCAGGGTTCTCATCCTGGACGAGGCCACCGCTAATGTTGATACTGA aaCGGACAAGCACATCCAGCGCACGATACGCAGCAAGTTCGCTCACTCCACCGTGCTCACCATCGCGCACAGACTCAACACCGTCATGGACTACGACCGAGTCATCGTTATGGACAA GGGTCGCGTAGCAGAGTCCGGTCATCCATTCGAGCTGCTCAATCAGACTGCAGCTCAGACGAAAGCCGATGGACCCACGAGGAGACTCTCACTACTGTCCAAAAGTCAG gCGCCGCTAGCAATTCCAGAGAACTTTACATTTGATCGTACCGACCAGAGCGATCAGAATGAACCGTTCGTGATAAACAAAGACAGAATACGTACTTATTCTAACAG gtCGGAGGTATCAGAAGTGGAGCCCGCGGGTGGTATATTCAAGACTCTAGTGGAACAGACCGGACGTGAGACTGCCGCCATGTTGTACAACATGGCCGAAGAG AGCTACAAGAAAATGCTAGAAGCAAAGAAGAACTCGTGA